One Oncorhynchus gorbuscha isolate QuinsamMale2020 ecotype Even-year unplaced genomic scaffold, OgorEven_v1.0 Un_scaffold_1363, whole genome shotgun sequence DNA segment encodes these proteins:
- the LOC124022382 gene encoding acyl-CoA desaturase-like isoform X1, whose amino-acid sequence MSSQCYYIIFNSVPFTTILNWILSYLFASINRSSLHKFHSSTKSTARMTDTEIEGPGRHRNGDVLAESATKRDDVFDETYKEKEGPKPSMILVWRNIILMTLLHIGAVYGITLVPSAHVLTWAWFVFCFLTSALGVTAGAHRLWSHRSYKASLPLRIFLATANSMAFQNDIFEWARDHRVHHKFSETDADPHNAVRGFFFAHIGWLLVRKHPDVIEKGKKLELSDLKADKVVMFQRKYYKMSVVLMCFSIPMFVPWCLWGESLWLGYFVPGLLRYTLVLNATWLVNSAAHMWGNRPYDTNINPRENKFVTLSAIGEGFHNYHHTFPYDYASSEFGCKLNLTTCFIDLMCFLGLAKDRKRVTPEIVLARAQRTGDGSTRNRSG is encoded by the exons ATGTCATCACagtgttattatattattttcaATTCAGTGCCGTTTACCACCATTTTAAACTGGATTCTATCATATTTGTTCGCATCAATTAACAGAAGTAGTCTTCATAAG TTTCATTCATCAACAAAATCAACGGCGAGGATGACTGACACGGAGATAGAGGGTCCGGGGAGACACAGGAACGGTGATGTGCTCGCAGAATCGGCGACAAAAAGAGATGATGTGTTTGACGAAACGTACAAAGAGAAAGAAGGTCCCAAACCTTCAATGATACTCGTGTGGAGAAATATCATATTGATGACTTTGTTGCACATTGGAGCCGTGTACGGCATCACCCTCGTCCCATCTGCTCATGTTTTGACCTGGGCTTGGT TTGTGTTTTGCTTTTTAACAAGTGCTTTAGGAGTGACTGCGGGGGCTCACCGGCTATGGAGCCACAGGTCCTACAAGGCCTCGTTACCTCTCAGAATCTTCCTTGCCACTGCCAACTCCATGGCCTTTCAG AATGATATCTTTGAATGGGCTCGGGACCACAGAGTTCACCACAAGTTTTCAGAGACCGATGCCGACCCGCACAACGCCGTCCGAGGGTTCTTCTTCGCCCACATCGGTTGGCTCCTGGTGCGTAAACACCCAGACGTCATTGAGAAGGGGAAGAAGCTGGAGCTCAGTGACTTGAAGGCTGACAAGGTCGTCATGTTCCAGAGGAA gtattacaaGATGTCAGTGGTCCTGATGTGCTTCTCCATCCCCATGTTTGTTCCTTGGTGCCTGTGGGGAGAGAGCCTGTGGCTGGGCTACTTCGTGCCGGGTCTGCTGAGGTACACCCTGGTACTGAACGCTACCTGGCTGGTCAACAGTGCTGCCCACATGTGGGGAAACCGGCCCTACGACACCAACATCAACCCCAGAGAGAACAAGTTTGTCACCCTTAGTGCCATAG GTGAGGGGTTCCATAACTATCACCACACCTTCCCATATGATTATGCATCCAGTGAGTTTGGCTGCAAACTGAACCTGACCACCTGTTTCATCGACTTGATGTGTTTCCTCGGCCTGGCAAAGGACCGCAAGAGAGTGACCCCTGAAATAGTGCTGGCCCGGGCTCAGCGCACTGGGGACGGAAGCACCCGGAACCGGAGTGGCTAG
- the LOC124022382 gene encoding acyl-CoA desaturase-like isoform X2 has product MTDTEIEGPGRHRNGDVLAESATKRDDVFDETYKEKEGPKPSMILVWRNIILMTLLHIGAVYGITLVPSAHVLTWAWFVFCFLTSALGVTAGAHRLWSHRSYKASLPLRIFLATANSMAFQNDIFEWARDHRVHHKFSETDADPHNAVRGFFFAHIGWLLVRKHPDVIEKGKKLELSDLKADKVVMFQRKYYKMSVVLMCFSIPMFVPWCLWGESLWLGYFVPGLLRYTLVLNATWLVNSAAHMWGNRPYDTNINPRENKFVTLSAIGEGFHNYHHTFPYDYASSEFGCKLNLTTCFIDLMCFLGLAKDRKRVTPEIVLARAQRTGDGSTRNRSG; this is encoded by the exons ATGACTGACACGGAGATAGAGGGTCCGGGGAGACACAGGAACGGTGATGTGCTCGCAGAATCGGCGACAAAAAGAGATGATGTGTTTGACGAAACGTACAAAGAGAAAGAAGGTCCCAAACCTTCAATGATACTCGTGTGGAGAAATATCATATTGATGACTTTGTTGCACATTGGAGCCGTGTACGGCATCACCCTCGTCCCATCTGCTCATGTTTTGACCTGGGCTTGGT TTGTGTTTTGCTTTTTAACAAGTGCTTTAGGAGTGACTGCGGGGGCTCACCGGCTATGGAGCCACAGGTCCTACAAGGCCTCGTTACCTCTCAGAATCTTCCTTGCCACTGCCAACTCCATGGCCTTTCAG AATGATATCTTTGAATGGGCTCGGGACCACAGAGTTCACCACAAGTTTTCAGAGACCGATGCCGACCCGCACAACGCCGTCCGAGGGTTCTTCTTCGCCCACATCGGTTGGCTCCTGGTGCGTAAACACCCAGACGTCATTGAGAAGGGGAAGAAGCTGGAGCTCAGTGACTTGAAGGCTGACAAGGTCGTCATGTTCCAGAGGAA gtattacaaGATGTCAGTGGTCCTGATGTGCTTCTCCATCCCCATGTTTGTTCCTTGGTGCCTGTGGGGAGAGAGCCTGTGGCTGGGCTACTTCGTGCCGGGTCTGCTGAGGTACACCCTGGTACTGAACGCTACCTGGCTGGTCAACAGTGCTGCCCACATGTGGGGAAACCGGCCCTACGACACCAACATCAACCCCAGAGAGAACAAGTTTGTCACCCTTAGTGCCATAG GTGAGGGGTTCCATAACTATCACCACACCTTCCCATATGATTATGCATCCAGTGAGTTTGGCTGCAAACTGAACCTGACCACCTGTTTCATCGACTTGATGTGTTTCCTCGGCCTGGCAAAGGACCGCAAGAGAGTGACCCCTGAAATAGTGCTGGCCCGGGCTCAGCGCACTGGGGACGGAAGCACCCGGAACCGGAGTGGCTAG